Proteins encoded in a region of the Planococcus citri chromosome 1, ihPlaCitr1.1, whole genome shotgun sequence genome:
- the LOC135833134 gene encoding major royal jelly protein 1-like, with amino-acid sequence MVAKLIIILCVFKCYFCDFGKEVSYNISLVLRWETLDFEWPDKDRKLESVTNRTFVPKNNFIRGFRLWQDFALITIPRWKSGVPVTLAKLTTATNSSDGRMGSPVLQPYPSWAMQNIDDCYALQSAHSIEIDSDEKLWVLDNGMIEELEHNRTVCPAKLMIIDLKSNFIIRTLIIPSEMTRPGSTFTSMAIDKYKQIAYIPDSIYDQSGFIVYDFNIDSFKRFDCEHLNVDDETFNFNNIPENLWSQFVSVSLNTDRNKLYFSIFDSDDLFFVRVSVFDENITDISTRVENLGKYGRSVQLTADPKGYMYFDVLNRKAVAQWRENSWVFQYTPHIVVQSKLLCHWISSLDIDSNGYLWIASTRFYDYVSNKVNDHKDNFRIFKVFVPRMENPKKPKTGFNAEYVVLVLFIIIIGLIIVEILMFNSD; translated from the coding sequence ATGGTGGCAAAACTTATCATAATTTTGTGCGTTTTCAAGTGTTACTTTTGCGATTTTGGTAAAGAAGTGAGTTACAATATAAGTTTAGTGTTGAGATGGGAAACTTTGGACTTTGAGTGGCCGGACAAAGACCGTAAGTTGGAATCGGTTACCAATCGAACGTTCGTaccgaaaaataatttcatcagaGGGTTCAGACTATGGCAAGATTTCGCTCTGATTACGATCCCCAGATGGAAATCCGGCGTACCTGTTACATTGGCCAAACTCACAACAGCGACCAACTCCTCAGATGGCAGAATGGGTTCTCCAGTTCTCCAGCCGTATCCATCGTGGGCAATGCAAAACATAGACGATTGTTACGCATTGCAAAGTGCTCACAGCATCGAAATAGATAGCGACGAAAAGTTATGGGTTTTAGATAATGGCATGATCGAAGAATTGGAGCATAATCGTACGGTATGTCCTGCTAAATTGATGATTATCgatttgaaaagtaattttatcaTACGAACTTTGATAATACCCTCGGAAATGACACGTCCGGGGAGTACGTTCACTTCGATGGCCATTGACAAGTATAAACAAATCGCTTACATCCCCGATTCTATTTATGACCAATCTGGCTTCATTGTTTACGATTTCAATATAGATTCGTTCAAAAGATTCGACTGCGAGCATTTAAATGTTGACGACGAaacattcaatttcaataaCATACCAGAGAATTTATGGTCGCAGTTCGTTTCTGTTTCTTTGAACACTGATCGAAATAAAttgtatttctcaatttttgacagcGATGATTTATTCTTCGTCAGAGTATCTGTTTTTGACGAGAACATCACCGATATTTCAACCAGAGtggaaaatttgggaaaatatgGCCGAAGCGTACAACTTACCGCCGATCCGAAAGGCTACATGTATTTTGATGTGCTCAATCGTAAGGCAGTCGCTCAGTGGAGAGAAAACAGTTGGGTTTTTCAGTATACTCCGCATATTGTCGTACAAAGTAAATTGTTATGTCATTGGATTAGTAGTTTGGATATAGATAGTAATGGGTATTTGTGGATCGCCAGCACGAGATTTTACGATTACGTCTCTAATAAAGTAAACGATCATAAggataattttagaattttcaaagtatttgtGCCACGTATGGAAAACCCAAAAAAACCTAAAACTGGGTTTAATGCGGAATACgttgttttagttttgttcaTAATTATTATCGGATTAAttattgtggaaattttgatgttCAACTcggattaa
- the LOC135833142 gene encoding seipin-like isoform X1: MNFLINPIMSLLKAPSAMISNRVANVKLKVNQGVDNAFEHAFRGGMFSLIMLTLVWISVFIYVVFYYAYVPAPSYMRPVHLQVEPCEDLTKECTYPSAHVRLTRRQQLLMMGQPYKFYVHLEMPESPINKQLDSTGMFMVCIQLTDRKGFLTSQACRSNMLHYESDLLNQVKVILLSPFYVFGAKEEKQTLVFELFSDFEEDQNHPVTDVYVEVQARNIEIYSASLLINAHLSGMRYFMYHWPVTSSILGISFNLCIVFFTTTLSFYNRFFVDTAAVKAVRALSKKFEDKKDRFDDMFSKPDSSGVSEPKSEERRDKDGTDESSEYYLD; encoded by the exons atgaattttttaataaatcccATCATGAGCTTATTAAAAGCTCCCAGTGCCATGATTTCAAATCGAGTGGCGAATGTGAAGCTCAAAGTGAATCAAGGCGTCGATAATGCCTTCGAGCATGCCTTCAGAGGAGGCATGTTTTCTTTGATAATGCTGACACTGGTATGGATATCGGTATTTATTTACGTCGTTTTTTATTACGCCTATGTGCCAGCTCCATCGTACATGAGACCAGTACATTTACAAGTCGA ACCCTGTGAAGATCTCACTAAAGAGTGTACTTATCCTTCCGCTCATGTTCGGTTAACTCGGCGGCAGCAATTGCTTATGATGGGTCAGCCATATAAATTTTATGTACACCTCGAGATGCCGGAATCGCCGATCAACAAGCAGCTTG ATTCAACAGGTATGTTTATGGTTTGCATCCAGTTGACGGATCGAAAAGGTTTTTTAACGTCGCAAGCATGTCGCTCCAATATGCTTCATTACGAAAGTGACTTACTCAACCAAGTAAAAGTAATATTGCTCTCGCCCTTTTACGTGTTCGGTGCAAAAGAAGAAAAGCAGACCTTAGTTTTTGAATTGTTCTCCGATTTCGAAGAAGATCAG AATCATCCCGTTACCGATGTCTACGTCGAAGTACAAGCTCGTAACATTGAAATATATTCCGCTTCGTTGCTAATAAACGCTCATCTGTCTGGAATGCGTTACTTCATGTACCACTGGCCGGTCACTTCTTCTATTTTGGGAATATCATTCAATCTATGCATCGTGTTCTTCACAACGACGTTGTCGTTTTATAATCGTTTCTTCGTCGATACAG CCGCTGTCAAAGCTGTTCGTGCGTTATCTAAGAAGTTCGAAGATAAGAAAGACCGTTTTGATGATATGTTTTCCAAGCCAG ATTCGAGCGGAGTAAGTGAGCCGAAGTCCGAAGAACGGCGAGATAAAGACGGAACGGACGAGTCATCGGAATATTATCTGGATTAA
- the LOC135833142 gene encoding seipin-like isoform X2: protein MNFLINPIMSLLKAPSAMISNRVANVKLKVNQGVDNAFEHAFRGGMFSLIMLTLVWISVFIYVVFYYAYVPAPSYMRPVHLQVEPCEDLTKECTYPSAHVRLTRRQQLLMMGQPYKFYVHLEMPESPINKQLGMFMVCIQLTDRKGFLTSQACRSNMLHYESDLLNQVKVILLSPFYVFGAKEEKQTLVFELFSDFEEDQNHPVTDVYVEVQARNIEIYSASLLINAHLSGMRYFMYHWPVTSSILGISFNLCIVFFTTTLSFYNRFFVDTAAVKAVRALSKKFEDKKDRFDDMFSKPDSSGVSEPKSEERRDKDGTDESSEYYLD, encoded by the exons atgaattttttaataaatcccATCATGAGCTTATTAAAAGCTCCCAGTGCCATGATTTCAAATCGAGTGGCGAATGTGAAGCTCAAAGTGAATCAAGGCGTCGATAATGCCTTCGAGCATGCCTTCAGAGGAGGCATGTTTTCTTTGATAATGCTGACACTGGTATGGATATCGGTATTTATTTACGTCGTTTTTTATTACGCCTATGTGCCAGCTCCATCGTACATGAGACCAGTACATTTACAAGTCGA ACCCTGTGAAGATCTCACTAAAGAGTGTACTTATCCTTCCGCTCATGTTCGGTTAACTCGGCGGCAGCAATTGCTTATGATGGGTCAGCCATATAAATTTTATGTACACCTCGAGATGCCGGAATCGCCGATCAACAAGCAGCTTG GTATGTTTATGGTTTGCATCCAGTTGACGGATCGAAAAGGTTTTTTAACGTCGCAAGCATGTCGCTCCAATATGCTTCATTACGAAAGTGACTTACTCAACCAAGTAAAAGTAATATTGCTCTCGCCCTTTTACGTGTTCGGTGCAAAAGAAGAAAAGCAGACCTTAGTTTTTGAATTGTTCTCCGATTTCGAAGAAGATCAG AATCATCCCGTTACCGATGTCTACGTCGAAGTACAAGCTCGTAACATTGAAATATATTCCGCTTCGTTGCTAATAAACGCTCATCTGTCTGGAATGCGTTACTTCATGTACCACTGGCCGGTCACTTCTTCTATTTTGGGAATATCATTCAATCTATGCATCGTGTTCTTCACAACGACGTTGTCGTTTTATAATCGTTTCTTCGTCGATACAG CCGCTGTCAAAGCTGTTCGTGCGTTATCTAAGAAGTTCGAAGATAAGAAAGACCGTTTTGATGATATGTTTTCCAAGCCAG ATTCGAGCGGAGTAAGTGAGCCGAAGTCCGAAGAACGGCGAGATAAAGACGGAACGGACGAGTCATCGGAATATTATCTGGATTAA
- the LOC135833142 gene encoding seipin-like isoform X3, which produces MNFLINPIMSLLKAPSAMISNRVANVKLKVNQGVDNAFEHAFRGGMFSLIMLTLVWISVFIYVVFYYAYVPAPSYMRPVHLQVEPCEDLTKECTYPSAHVRLTRRQQLLMMGQPYKFYVHLEMPESPINKQLDSTGMFMVCIQLTDRKGFLTSQACRSNMLHYESDLLNQVKVILLSPFYVFGAKEEKQTLVFELFSDFEEDQNHPVTDVYVEVQARNIEIYSASLLINAHLSGMRYFMYHWPVTSSILGISFNLCIVFFTTTLSFYNRFFVDTANIRPD; this is translated from the exons atgaattttttaataaatcccATCATGAGCTTATTAAAAGCTCCCAGTGCCATGATTTCAAATCGAGTGGCGAATGTGAAGCTCAAAGTGAATCAAGGCGTCGATAATGCCTTCGAGCATGCCTTCAGAGGAGGCATGTTTTCTTTGATAATGCTGACACTGGTATGGATATCGGTATTTATTTACGTCGTTTTTTATTACGCCTATGTGCCAGCTCCATCGTACATGAGACCAGTACATTTACAAGTCGA ACCCTGTGAAGATCTCACTAAAGAGTGTACTTATCCTTCCGCTCATGTTCGGTTAACTCGGCGGCAGCAATTGCTTATGATGGGTCAGCCATATAAATTTTATGTACACCTCGAGATGCCGGAATCGCCGATCAACAAGCAGCTTG ATTCAACAGGTATGTTTATGGTTTGCATCCAGTTGACGGATCGAAAAGGTTTTTTAACGTCGCAAGCATGTCGCTCCAATATGCTTCATTACGAAAGTGACTTACTCAACCAAGTAAAAGTAATATTGCTCTCGCCCTTTTACGTGTTCGGTGCAAAAGAAGAAAAGCAGACCTTAGTTTTTGAATTGTTCTCCGATTTCGAAGAAGATCAG AATCATCCCGTTACCGATGTCTACGTCGAAGTACAAGCTCGTAACATTGAAATATATTCCGCTTCGTTGCTAATAAACGCTCATCTGTCTGGAATGCGTTACTTCATGTACCACTGGCCGGTCACTTCTTCTATTTTGGGAATATCATTCAATCTATGCATCGTGTTCTTCACAACGACGTTGTCGTTTTATAATCGTTTCTTCGTCGATACAG CTAACATTCGACCAGATTAA